The following coding sequences are from one Brienomyrus brachyistius isolate T26 chromosome 2, BBRACH_0.4, whole genome shotgun sequence window:
- the LOC125728027 gene encoding follistatin-A gives MLRMLKKHQLRPGMLLLLVWLCHFVQDQKVQAGNCWLQQGRNGRCQVLYMPGMSREECCRSGRLGTSWSEEDVPNSTLFRWMIFNGGAPNCILCKETCDNVDCGPGKRCKMSKRSRPRCVCAPDCSNVTWKGPVCGSDGKTYKDECALLKAKCRSHPDLDIQYQGKCKKTCRDVLCPGSATCVVDQTNNAYCVTCNRICPEVTSPEQYLCGNDGIIYASACHLRRATCLLGRSIGVAYEGKCVKAKSCNDIHCSVGKKCLWDARMNRGRCSVCDEPCPESRSDESVCASDNSTYPSECTMKRAACAMGVLLEVKHSGSCNSITEDQEDDDEDEDQDYMAYIHLSSFLDG, from the exons ATGCTAAGGATGCTAAAGAAACATCAGCTCCGTCCCGGCATGCTTTTATTACTTGTATGGCTCTGTCACTTCGTACAAGATCAAAAGGTGCAAG CTGGTAACTGCTGGCTGCAGCAGGGTAGGAACGGAAGGTGCCAGGTCCTCTACATGCCTGGAATGAGTAGGGAGGAATGTTGTAGGAGCGGTAGACTGGGGACCTCGTGGAGTGAGGAAGATGTACCTAACAGCACTCTGTTTCGATGGATGATCTTCAATGGTGGGGCCCCGAACTGCATACTTTGCAAAG AAACATGCGACAACGTGGACTGTGGCCCGGGCAAGAGGTGCAAGATGAGTAAGAGGAGCAGGCcgcggtgtgtgtgtgctcccGACTGCTCCAACGTCACCTGGAAGGGCCCTGTGTGCGGATCCGACGGCAAGACGTACAAGGACGAGTGCGCCCTGCTGAAGGCGAAGTGCAGAAGTCACCCTGACCTCGACATTCAGTACCAAGGCAAATGCAAGA AGACCTGCCGTGATGTCCTTTGTCCTGGAAGCGCTACATGCGTGGTGGATCAAACCAACAATGCCTACTGCGTGACCTGTAATCGTATCTGCCCTGAGGTGACATCACCGGAACAATACCTTTGTGGAAACGATGGCATCATTTATGCAAGTGCCTGCCATCTGAGACGGGCCACGTGCCTCCTGGGCAGATCGATCGGCGTCGCATATGAGGGCAAATGCGTCA AGGCCAAGTCCTGTAATGACATTCACTGCAGCGTGGGTAAGAAGTGTCTCTGGGACGCGAGGATGAACAGGGGGCGCTGTTCCGTCTGCGACGAGCCGTGCCCAGAGAGTCGGTCGGACGAGTCTGTTTGTGCCAGCGATAACAGCACGTATCCCAGCGAATGCACCATGAAGCGGGCTGCTTGTGCTATGGGGGTTCTGCTGGAAGTTAAGCATTCAGGATCTTGCAACT CCATTACTGAAGACCAGGAGGATGACGATGAAGATGAAGATCAGGACTACATGGCTTATATCCATTTATCTTCATTTCTGGATGGATAA